The segment ATTACACACTACATTTTATAGTAGTTATAAAGGATCGTAAAAAGGGGAAAAAAGGGTTGTTTTTTAACTTAATAGGCAAAATTTTTGCTTGACTCATTTTTCATTCAGTGCTATAGTGTAAAAAATTTTGTCTATAAAATTGGCTCTGGCATTGTTTCGAGATTCCCGAACAGCAATCCTTTGAAGGTGTAGAAAGGCGTTGGTTAAGCGGGCTGCTGCTCTTATTGCAGTAATGAATTACCCCTAAGCTACATGTTCTGCGTTTTTTCGTGCTTCTTTAATATTCTAGGTTCATAAGAATTTCAAGAATTCTATTAGCCCTGCAACACAACAACCTGTGTCCGTCCTTATATCAATCGGAAAGAAGCTTTAAGCCAGATAGAGTAGGGGGAAAATCAGGAAATATAGGGAATAATCCTGTTGTGCTTTTTATCTGTCGATCACGTTAGGATTCTTTAGATAGCGAGGTTACAATGTAGAGTATTTGCTATATGCCAAATTGTCTTATACTGCTCTACGCTATCCATGATTTTTTTGGTATGAAGGGAGGTGAAGCAATAGGTTTAAGATTGGAGGGCGTATATCACAACATTTTAAAGATTTAAAAAGTATGGTGCCCTACCTGCTGTTATATTGGTTTATTACGGAAAATTGTATTAACGAAGTTGGATAATTGTAATATTATGGTACTAGCATATAAGTTCTTTTAACAAGGAAAGTGAGGAAGGAAAAATGAGGCTGAAAACAGGTATTCTTGCCGGAACGACTGCATTGTTTGTGACTGCGATGGCATCAATTAGTTACGGGCAAACCCAGGGTGAATTATGCAAAAAGATGTGGGATAGCTTTCAGGGAATGAGAGCGATGACAGGCCTTGCAGTTGCTGAAGACTCAGATTTTGCAAAGTTCGCCGAGTGCGCAAAAGTAATTAATGCTGAGACAGCAATTTCTCTTGAAAAAATTTCTCCTGATAAAAACTATAAGGTTTTGAACGAAGAGGTTATCTATCATGCAACAGAAATTGAGAAAGCCTCTGCTGATAAGGACTTAGAAGAGATTCAGGTACAGTTCAGAAGGCTCACTATTGCTTGCAGAAATTGTCACAAGATTTATAAATCAGAGATGAATCTCGTTCCGTAATAATTTAACATGTCTTGTAATCACAATAATGAGAAGGGAGCAGAATAATGAAAATATTTCGTTTATCATATGTAATACCTATAATTGCAGGTTTAGGGTTATCCTTATCAAGTTCTGCCTGGGCAATAAAAGAACATACGGCTGGTGATACAACGAAGAGTCCTTATACAATTTTTGCTGGTCTTGGTTTTGCCGTTCAGGAAAGCTGTTATTATTGTCATGGAAATGGCGGCAAAGGTACAACGAAAGGACGCGAGTTTGGTACGCCTGATTTTACTGATCCAAATTTCCAGTCTTCCAAAACGGATGAGGATTTGGTAAAAAGCATCAATAGCGGCAAAGGGAACCACATGCCAAGCTATCAGGGAAAGATGTCACCTGAGATGATCGAAAAAATGGCAACGGTTGTAAGAAATTTTGCAAGCCACTAACAACAAAGCATTATAATATTTAGAAATTTCAAATTCTAAGTGAAAACAAAAGGGCATGTGAACTGAATTTCATATGCCCTTTTTATTTTGGTACTTAGTAAAACTGTTTTGAATTATTAATGAAGGATTCAAAAGCACAATTACCAATAGGTATATTTGATTCCGGAATTGGTGGCATATCGGTTCTTGCTGAATTAATAAAGATACTACCAAAGGAAAAATTTATTTATTATGCTGACACCCTTAATACGCCATATGGAATTAAATCAGAAGAGACAATCCAATCATTAACGATCCAGGCAACTAATTTTTTGTCTTTCATGGGTATTAAATCACTTGTTGTGGCGTGTAATACCGCGACAAGTGTTGCGATTGACAAAATTAGAAATATTTGTACTTTTCCCGTAATTGGCATGGAACCGGCAATAAAAACAGCTACAAAGTTAGATTTGCCTGGCAAAATTATTATTATGGCAACCCCTCTTACTCTCGGGAGTAAAAAATTTAATTCACTTGCATGTCATTATAAGCACGTAGCGGAAATTATCCCCTTCCCCTGTACCGGCCTCGTGGAAATCATCGAAGAAGGCTATATCATGGGGTATAAAATCGAAAGGTATCTGGCAAATTTATTCTCTTCAATAAGAAAAGATGAGATTTCTGCCATTGTACTTGGTTGCACCCATTATATACTCATAAAAAAGGAAATTACAAAAATAACTGGTAGTAAAATACCTGTTATAGATGGGAATTATGGAACAGCCAAACATTTGGAGGCAGTACTGAAAGATAAACACCTTCTTAATAATACAATGGCAGAAAAGCCGCTGGCTCCTTTAAAAGCAAATATACAGTTTTACACATCCAAAAACGAAAAAAAAGAAGAGACCTTAATCAGATTTAAACAATTGTTATTCACAGAGGGAATTATATGCGAATAAGATTCTATTTGATGACTTTGGGAATGGAACAGGAGAAAAAATATGACAACAAAGGATAATTTAAAAAGCGCTTTTGAAGGTGAATCATGGGCTCATAGAAAATATCTAGCCTTTGCAAAAAGGGCGGAGGAGGAGGGATTCAAACAAGAGGCAAAGCTCTTTCGTGCAATGGCTGAGTCAGAAGCAGCACATGCAAATTATCACTTGAGGATACTTGGAGATATTATGAATACAAGAGAAAATATTATATATGCCCGTGATTTGGAAACACAGGTAACCACAAAAATGTATCCCCAGATGATTGAAGAGGCAGAAAAGGAAGGGAATAAGGAGGCTTCACAGAGCTTTCGTCATATAAAAGATGTAGAAAAGGGCCATGTCAATCTTTGTCAAAAAGTCTTGGACAATTTAGGCAAGAATAAGAATGCCGACTATTTTGTATGCCAAGTCTGTGGCAATATTCTTGAAGAAAGTCTACCCGACAAATGTCATATCTGCACAACCGAAGCTACATTCATAAGAATTAGTTAAATAAGATATTCTCATTGACAAAAAAATATACATACAGTACACTTTAAAAGATATTGTTGAGGATAATTTCTTTATTACGCCAAAATCACCTATACCTATACAATCTCATATGCTATAGTTTTTAATGTACAAAACCAGTCATAACCAGTCTAACTATTCACGAAAATAATTTATAAATAATATTTAAAACATATGTATTTGATGCCATTCATAAAAATATGTCACAAAAACCCTGGAAAGAATTTTTTCATAAAAACCTCTTTTCTTTTGTTATCCTTGCATCCCTGGCAATCCACGCCGTTATAATCCTCTTGTCGCCATGGGCAAACCAGATTTTTCATGTTAATTCATTTCGGGATAGTATTATCAGGGAACCAGGCAGCTACGCAGTTATCCTTGAATTTGAGAGAGAAAGCAATTTTTCAAAACAAACTTCTGAAATTCAGCAAGTAGAAAAAGAGATTAAAGAGGAAAAAAAATATAAGATCTTTACTGATACCTCTGACTCTCCGGAAGATGAAGACATACAAGTTGATACCGATAAGATCGGAGAAAAGGGAACGGTAGCAAAGGATAATTTCCCCGATGATAAACGATCGGTCAACAGTGAACCACACTCTGAAGGATTTACCAAAACACCACTATTGGGAAAAGAAGGTACAAGAGACTCACCAATTATTGATATAAAACAGAACCAGGAACACGACACCAAAACACAGGTATTCGTATCTGGTGCTGGTACCAGTAATAACAGCGCTCCGCCACTCTATGATCATCAGCTCAATGAACTCAACAACCAAAAGGAAACTACAGCCTCTTCTCAAACACCTTTGATAACACATGAAAAAGTTATAGAAAAAACTGAAGAAATCAAAACCGTTGAACCGGACAAGACCGCAAAACAGGAGACGGTTACACAAACAACAAAAAGAGAGCGGCTCATTTTAGGCCGCAGTATCAGGCAAGAAGAAACGGAAACCCCCTTTACTCACGAAGGGATGCTTTTCCCAGACAAACAAGATGAGATAACAAATAAATCAGAAATAAAAACCGAATTACTCCTTGAGGGAGAAAAATTCGCTGAAAGAGAACAGGAGATGGCAATAGCTGAAAAATCCGATGAAATGCCTATTCAAACAAAAGAACCAGAAATGCAGAAAACGAATCTGCCTCTGTTCCCTTCAGAAATGAAAGACACCGAAGCACGGCAGGAGTTTCAGAGGGGATTAAGTAAACAGGAAAACAAAGGAGATTTTCATGATGCACAGGCTTCATTTGGCGTTAGTGCAAAGACAGATAGTACCCGCAAAGAGCCGGTACTTTTTGAGGATACAATATCCAATGCCCCAATCCGGGGTGCACCGGCATTTAATGTTAAAAAGCATGAATATGCTGATTATTTTAAACATATTCGAGACAAGATATCACTCTATTGGTTCCTAGGGTACGGAACGCGTGCAGAAATAAAACTCACTACCCACAATGACAGACCAATCATTATAGAATTTAAGGTATTACCAAATGGTTCAATTGATCAATTAAAGATCGTGGACGACGCAGGGAACTTCCAACTGGCATCAAGGCTTGTAGCATCAATTAAAAAGGCGGATCCGTTAAATCCCTTTCCACCTAAAATCAAGGAACCTTCAATTGACGTACGGTTTAATTTTCATTTTTTCTGATAACAGGAGGAAATAAATCTTGGAATGGTTAATGGGTGGTGGTCCCATAATGATACCACTTTTAATCTGTTCTGTATTAGCGCTAGCAGTAATCATCGAAAGGGCTATTAATTTACGAAGAAATAAAATCCTTAAGCCTGAGATAATTCAAACAATTGAGTCCATACGCGGGCCTGATGATGTACCTTTTGCAATCTCCAAATGCGAAGTAATTTCAGGGCCCTTTTCAAATCTTTTAAAAAGAATTCTCATTAATAATCATCTTACAAGGGAGGAAAAATTTTCTGATATTCAAGCAGCCGGACGTCAGGAATCAAAAATTCTTGAAAAACGACTTTTTATATTGGAAATCGTCACAGCAGTCGCTCCCCTGTTGGGCCTACTGGGAACTGTATTAGGACTGGAAAACATCTTTAAGATAATATCCGAATTGGGATTGGGACAGGCCAAGGCATTCTCCGGAGGTCTCGCAGTAGCTATCAGAACCACTGTATTTGGATTGTTTATCGCAATCCCATCATTAATTACCTATAGCTACTTTGATAAAAAAGTAGATGCGATTGTCCTTGAAATGGAAGAATACTCTATGAGCATTTTGAACAAACTCTACCCGCCTAAATAATATGGAAAAACCAAAGGGAACCCGGAGAACCTGACCGTAAGAAAAATGGAGTGCAAAGCTTTCACCTTCTATTTTTGCAGGAAGGCAAACTGAAAGTTTTCCCTGCTTGAAAAATACTATTTTTACTAAAATAAGAACCATGCTGTTTCGAGAAAAACGTACACCAAAATCAGTAATAAATCTTACACCACTGGTTGACATGTTGTTCCTGATACTGGTATTTTTTCTGGTTACTTCAAGTTTTATCGAGCAACCCAATATCAGGCTGGAACTTCCCTCAACCAAACATGCAACAGTTAGCAAACTTGAAGAACATGTTTTAACAATCTCTCAGGATGGCAAATTATTCTTTCAGAATGAACCTGTTGAGAGAAAGGAGCTTATCTCTGTTCTGAAAAGTACTTTTTCTCAGGAAGAAGAGAAAACCTTAATTCTGCGGGCAGATAAAAATGTTACCTATGGCATCGTTGTCGATATTATGGATGCGGCCAAAGGGGCAGGTTTAAGAAAAATAGTTGCCCCCACCATTCTTGAATCAGAAAAAGATACTTTTAAATAATTTAATTGCAGCATACTTAAAGATTTTATAAAATTTATTTCATTAATTATTTTTAAAACTCAGGGAGCCTCATTATGAAGAAAAAATTCGTTAAAGATAAATGTGTAACCTGTAAACAGTGTATGATTGAATGTGCAGTAAGGCACTCTACATCAATGAATCTCTATGAAGCTTTTGCAGAAAATCCAAAACCTCAATACCGGCTGCAGGTTTCTTTGCGAAAAGAGAAGCCTTATATGACAGTATGTCAGAATTGTGCAAAACCGAAGTGTCTGGCATCCTGTGAGTATGAGGCCATTACAAAATACGAAGATGGCAATGTGGTTATCGACACAAAAAAATGTGTAGGTTGCTGGGCCTGTATAGAGGCGTGTCCGTTTGGTGCCATAACAAAAAATACAGAACTCAATTTTGCCTTCAACTGTGATGATTGCAGGGGGTTTGATACAATGGCCTGCGTAGAGGCATGCAAGACTGACGCACTCGTATATACACACAAATAAATTATGCGGCGTTTGGAGCGATTTTCTTAACTCCCCTCTCACAAATTGGGGGTGTGTTTAGAGTTTACCCACCCCTTAATCCCCTTCTTTTCGGTTTCCCTCATTTTACCACAATATTTACCAGTTTTTTTGGCACAATTATTGTGTGAACGATTCTCTTGCCATCCAACAATCCAACAATACGCTCATCGCTCAAAGCACGCTTCCTTAACTCCTCGTCATCAACATTAGCAGGTACTGACAGACGACCTCGGATCTTGCTGTTAACCTGTACAACAACCTCAACAGTCTCCTCCTGAATTGCAGCCTCATCATATGCAGGCCATGCCTGATAAAAAATGCTGGGTTTGTGTCCCATAACCTCCCATAACTCCTCACAAATATGAGGGGTAAAAGGGGCCATTAACAATAGGATAGATTCCACGGCATGGCGGAAAACGTTAAAATTAATTTCATCTGCAGGATGTTGTGGTACAACAACATTAAATGAATCTGCATTATTAAGTAACTCCATAATAGAGGCAATGGCTGTATTAAAATGCCAGGAAGTCTCCATATCCTCTGTCACCTTTTTTATTGTCTGATTCGTTTGCCGGTAAAGGGTCTTTGCCTCATCTGAAAGTTCTTGAATATCAATACCCGTTCTTGGTACCCCGGCGTATACGTCTTCATAATTTGTAATCTTCTGCCAGAGACGGCTCAGGAACCGGAAAGCGCCAACTATGCCACGGTCGTTCCACTCGGCATCCTTCTGGGGTGGACCGATAAAAAGGATATAAAGACGTTGGGTATCGGCCCCGTACTTCTCAATAAGGATATCCGGACTTACAATATTACCCTTAGACTTGGACATCTTCGCACCGTCCTTAATAATCATCCCCTGGGTAAAGAGATGGTTGAAAGGTTCCTGAAAATCAATCAAACGAAGATCAAAAAGCACCTTGGTAATAAAGCGCGAATAAAGAAGATGAAGGATAGCGTGTTCTACCCCGCCAATATACTGGTCTACAGGCAACCAGGCATTCACCTTTTCCTTGTCAAAAGGCCGTTCATTCTCTTTTGGAGAAAGGTATCTCAGAAAATACCAACTTGAATCCACAAAGGTATCCATGGTATCGACCTCACGAGTTGCAGGCATGGAACATACAGGACACGTTGTATGAACAAATGATTCAACCTCAGCAAGCGGGCTCATACCCTGAACTTTAAATTCTACTTCTTCAGGGAGTATAACAGGAAGTTGTGATTCAGGAACAGGCACAACCCCGCATGTTTCGCAACATACAATAGGAATAGGCGCTCCCCAGTACCGCTGTCTGGAAATAAGCCAATCCCTCAGCCGGTATGTAACCGTTTTTTCCCCAAGACCTTCCCGTTCAAGAAATTCTGTTATCTTTATCATTGCCTCAGTATTCGCTATGCCATTAAATGTCTCTGAATTAACCTGCAAACCATTATCAACATACGCCTCCTGCATTGCAGATGCATCCAGTTCCTGATCTTCAGGTTGAATAACAACCTTGATTGGTAAATGATATTTCTTTGCAAACAGGAAGTCTCTCTGGTCGTGGGCCGGCACACCCATAACGGCGCCAGTACCATATTCCATGAGGACATAATTTGCAACCCACAGAGGAACTTTATTGCCATCAACAGGATTCAGGGCATACTTACCCGTAAACATTCCTTCTTTTTCTGCCCCCTCAGCCATTCGTTCTATCGCCCCCTGATTACGGGCTCTTTCCACAAAAGCCATGATTTCCTTTTCCTGCGGAGTGCCGGAAACCAGCTCTTTCATCAGGGAATGTTCGGGAGCAAGAGAAATAAAGGTTACTCCATAGAGTGTATCAGGACGGGTGGTAAAGCAGGTCAGCTTCGTATTTGAACTTTCCAGGGTAAAATGTATGTTAATCCCCTCGCTCCGGCCAATCCAGTTAGCCTGCATAGCCTTGACCCGCTCAGGCCATCCTTCCAATAAGGAAATATCATCTAATAATCTTTGTGCATACCGGCTTATACGAAAGAACCACTGCTCAAGATCGCGCTGCCTGACCGGCGTATCACAACGCTCACAACAATCATGAACCACTTGTTCATTTGCCAGTACCGTAACACAAGAAGGGCACCAATTCACAGCAGCCTTTTTTTTATAAACAAGATTATTTTCGTATAATTTAAGAAATATCCATTGTGTCCATTGGTAATAGTTGGGATCGCAGGAAGTAATCTCCCTACCCCAATCGTATCCAACTCCCCACCGGTGAAGTTGTCGCTTCATAGCTTTAATATTGTTTTTTGTCCATAGAGCAGGATGAATGCCGCCCTTGATAGCCGCATTTTCAGCAGGGAGGCCAAATGCATCCCATCCTATGGGTGAGAGTACATTATAGCCCTTCATAATCTTATAGCGGGAAACCGCATCACCGATGATATAATTTCTCCCGTGTCCAACATGGAGGGTACCGGAAGGATAGGGAAACATAACCAGGCAATAGAATTTCTCTTTTCTGGCTGTCTCATCTATACGAAAAAGTCCGCAACCTTCCCAGAACCCCTGCCATTTTCTTTCTATATCAGTAAAATTATATTCCCGGTTTGCCATTTACCATTCCTTTTCCCTTATAATTTAGTTCTCAAAAAAATGAGATTTTATCAGAAATTCGTCTTTAATCAATCTAAATTCAAACTGAAAGGTCTTGACAATCTTTATCCTGCATGGTATGTTTACAACATAATTGTTGCCATTTTCTCTTTTGTGGGAGGAAGAAATTAAGAAAGGCAATCTATCTTATCCATTTTGATAAGCAATAGTTAGTATTTGTCAGATTTGTAAAATTAGCATAACAGAATATTCAGGTGGGGCTGTGGCGCAGTTGGGAGCGCGTTTGAATGGCATTCAAAAGGTCAGGGGTTCGAATCCCCTCAGCTCCACCAGTATTCTTAAGGGTTGCAGGCGTTTGACACTTCTCGTTTTTGCTCAACTGTAGTCAAATTGTAGTCAACTTCTAAAACCTATATTCTATCCCTCTCTTACCCTCAACAAGTTATCAAATTTGGAAAACAAGGCACCTCCTGAATTAGAAGATGACTGGATTGAGTGGAAGGGAGCAATAGAAATGAAAGAATCCTGGAATGAGACATTAAAAGAGGTTATTGATAATAACTAGCGTGAGTTTATTATGAAAGTGGTATTTATAGAAAAGGCATAAGCCGCAACTAATTATAATACAATTGGTTGTGGCTTTTTTTATTTTTTAAAACATATATACACTGATTGATTATATTTTTAATTATATATTATTCAGCATTGTCCGGTTAAGTATTTGCGAAGCAAATAATCAACAAAGTTTTTTGTATGGAGGTAATTATTTGCTTGACTTTTTGAAATAAATTACCATGGCAAAGTGTTTATAACACATTAATTATAAAGGAGTTATAAAAATGCCATATACAATTGAACCGTTAAACAAAAAGCAAAAGGCACCTTCATTTCACGAACTCTTAGTTCCTATTGATAACATTATTAACCATGTGCCTATTCTCCAATCAAAAGGAAACAGGTCTTTGCAAATGAATTTTGAACAACAACTGAGAGCACTCATTTTTTATCATCTTGAGGAACACTCCTCTGGAAGACACCTCCTTGAGGTACTCGAAAAAGATGATTTTGCAAAAACAAACATAGCTCCTCCTGATGGTATTAAAAAAAGCAGCTTTTTCGAAGCCATAAACCACAGAGGGCTGGAGCAATTACTCTATATTTTTCAAAGGCTTCAGGCTGATGCTGCTCAAATATTACCAAAGCAACATGAAACACTTGGAGATATCGTTTCTATTGACGGATCATTAATAGATGCCGTCCTTTCCATGCATTGGGCAGACTATAGAGATGGTTCAAAAAAAGCAAAGGCACACCTTGGCTTTGATATTAACCATTCTATCCCCACAAAAATATTTCTAACAGACGGTAAAGGTGATGAACGTCCCTTTCTCTCTGCCAGTCAGACAGGTGTTATGGATCGTTATTATCAATGCCATAAGGATTTTGACTTATGGCAAACGGAAGAAAAACACTTTGTATGCCGCATTAAAAGAAAAACCCATAAAACGGTTATAGAGACTAATCCTGTAAACCCTGATTCTATTGTCTTCTATGATGCTACTGTTCTCCTTGGAACACCTCATGTAAATCAAACAAAAAAACCGGTTCGACTTATCGGATACCGTGTTGATGGTAAAGAATATTGGGTCGCTACAGATCGATACGACATCACCGCTGAAGAGGTTACGTATATTTATAAGCTTCGTTGGGATATCGAGATATTCTTTGGATGGTGGAAATGCCATCTTAAAGTCTATCACCTTATAGCAAGATCGCAATATGGTCTCATGGTACAAATACTTGCAGGGTTAATAACCTATTTATTGTTAGCGATCTACTGTCATAATAATTTCAAAGAGAAAGTTTCTATTAAACGAGTCAGGGAACGGAGAATAAAGATTAACAATGAGGCTCGAAATCTTGATTTTGGAAACTTTTCTCAACACAATTTCAAAGAACATACAAAAAATTATGACTACGCAAATACTTAACCGGACAATGCTGAAAAAATGTCTAATTTTCATTGACACATTCCGATATTCGTTTTTGTATAGGCTTTTATGAAACGTTCTACTAGGCAACTTATTCGTATCAGGTTTATGAGTAGCTATAGCCAAACAAGTCAGGTTTTTGGTGCTTAATCCAAATAAACACCAGTGATTTGGCCGGTATTTTTCGAAAAGCAGAAGCTTTTGGCTATAGATTCTATAAAATTGCACGATGTAAAAAGGGGAATAACAGGAATCCAAACACAATGGGAATATTTAACCTCATCGCAATCTTGCTCAGCCTCGCAGCGATATTCAGCTATATAAATCTTCGCCTAATAAAGCTTCCTACCACCATCGGTATCATGCTGATAGCAATTCTCACATCCGTGATTATCGTCATACTGGGTTTTCTGGGACATGGCGAAATTCACGAAAAAGCAGCCTACGCACTGAATCGGATCGATTTCAATAAAACACTTATGAATGGCATGCTTAGTTTTCTCCTTTTTGCAGGAGCCTTACATGTCAACCTGGAAGACATGGCTAGACATAAGTATATTATCAGCATACTTGCGACAGCCGGAATTGTAGCAAACACTTTTATCGTAGGTAGTATGGCATGGCTGGTATTCAGTATCGTGCACATTCCATTACCTTATATTTATTGCCTTTTATTTGGTTCGCTTATTGCCCCGACTGATCCAATTGCGGTTGTGGGTATACTGAAAAAAGCAGGCATTTCGAAAAGCCTCGAAACTACCATTACCGGAGAGAGTCTTTTTAATGATGGTGTGGCTGTGGTTGTGTTTTTGATACTTATCAGTATTGTGACTGGTGGACACGAAGTTACCCTTCAGCACATCTCTTTTCTCTTTCTTGAAGAAGCCCTGGGTGGAATACTTTTTGGTTTTGTCACCGGTATGATTGCCTTCTGGATGCTCAAGGCCATCGACAACTATCAGGTAGAGATACTGATTACCCTTGCGCTGGTTATGGGTGGCTATGCCCTTGCAAACATGCTCCATGTTTCAGGCCCTATAGCCGTAGTTGTAGCCGGACTTCTCATTGGTAATAAAGGAAGATATCTTGCAATGAGCGAAAAAACACGCGAACACCTGGATTCTTTCTGGGAGTTGATCGACGAGGTTTTAAATGCTGTTCTTTTCCTCATGATCGGAATGGAAATACTGGTCGTTACGATAAAAACCACTTCTCTTATTGCCGGCATTATAATGATACCCGTTGTATTAATAGCCCGGTTTATAAGCGTGGGTATGCCAATTACCCTTATGCGTTTTATTAAAGAATTCGGTCCGAATACCATAAAAATACTCACATGGGGAGGTTTGCGGGGAGGCATCTCTGTGGCACTTGCGCTGTCACTTCCTGCAGGAGAAGAACGGGAAATCTTGCTTGCAATAACTTACATCATAGTTGTATTTTCAATCCTTGTGCAGGGCTTAACCATCGGGCGTTATGTCACTTCATTAAAAACGTCCGAGTAATTTTTATATTTGCAGGGTATAATAGATTTATTCAAAATGATATTCAATTATATCCGTGCTATTTACAGAGAAACGAGAAAATATGCATAGTACAAAATCATCTGCCGTAAAAAACCCGTTATTGGTTATAGGAATTACTATCTTCCTTGGATTATTTTTATCGACATCCTCCTTTGCTAAAACGGCCAAAGAGATTGACACAAATGTGAATGCCGCCCTTGACCGTTTTCGTACGGAGGTAAAAGGTGCAGATGAATTCCTTAAAAGCGCAAAAGGCATGCTTGTGCTGCCAGGTGTTATTAAAGGAGGATTTGTCGTGGGCGGTGAATATGGTGAAGGAGCATTGCGAATCAAAGGTAAGACCGTTGATTACTACAGTATTGCATCCGCCTCCTATGGTTTTCAACTTGGTGGTCAGAAGAAAGATGTAATCCTCATCTTTATGCAGGAAGAAGCCCTTCAAAAATTCCGTGAAAGTTCTGGCTGGAAGGCAGGAGTAGACGGGTCGGTAGCCTTGGTAAACCTTGGTGCAGCCGCTTCTATCGATACAGCAAAAATCAATGAACCCATTGTCGGCTTCGTCTTTAGCCAGAAGGGACTGATGTACAATCTGACGCTCGAGGGCTCTAAGTTTACTAAACTCAAAAGATAGTTTTTCAATGTAGTCAAAAAACTTTTTTCTTTAGAGACATACAGTAAGAAATTAATATTCAAAAAGGATATAAATATGATGAAAAATATTTTGTCTGTATCTGGATAGTGCATGCTCTGGAAAATATTTAAAGGAAAAATATAGAATAAACAGATACGCTTGTGGAAACAAGATATGAACGTAATGATCCTGTTTATTCTATATTTTCACATAAACCCATACCTTTCCCCCCTCTCTTATCTCATCTGTTCTTTTTACAAGTCTTTTTTTATAGAGATTCAACAACCTTGTACCACTCGTATTTGCTTCGAGCTTCATAACTTCCGAGAGATCTTTGGCT is part of the Candidatus Jettenia sp. AMX2 genome and harbors:
- a CDS encoding MotA/TolQ/ExbB proton channel family protein, whose product is MEWLMGGGPIMIPLLICSVLALAVIIERAINLRRNKILKPEIIQTIESIRGPDDVPFAISKCEVISGPFSNLLKRILINNHLTREEKFSDIQAAGRQESKILEKRLFILEIVTAVAPLLGLLGTVLGLENIFKIISELGLGQAKAFSGGLAVAIRTTVFGLFIAIPSLITYSYFDKKVDAIVLEMEEYSMSILNKLYPPK
- the murI gene encoding glutamate racemase, which translates into the protein MKDSKAQLPIGIFDSGIGGISVLAELIKILPKEKFIYYADTLNTPYGIKSEETIQSLTIQATNFLSFMGIKSLVVACNTATSVAIDKIRNICTFPVIGMEPAIKTATKLDLPGKIIIMATPLTLGSKKFNSLACHYKHVAEIIPFPCTGLVEIIEEGYIMGYKIERYLANLFSSIRKDEISAIVLGCTHYILIKKEITKITGSKIPVIDGNYGTAKHLEAVLKDKHLLNNTMAEKPLAPLKANIQFYTSKNEKKEETLIRFKQLLFTEGIICE
- a CDS encoding rubrerythrin family protein, with translation MTTKDNLKSAFEGESWAHRKYLAFAKRAEEEGFKQEAKLFRAMAESEAAHANYHLRILGDIMNTRENIIYARDLETQVTTKMYPQMIEEAEKEGNKEASQSFRHIKDVEKGHVNLCQKVLDNLGKNKNADYFVCQVCGNILEESLPDKCHICTTEATFIRIS
- a CDS encoding biopolymer transporter ExbD, with product MLFREKRTPKSVINLTPLVDMLFLILVFFLVTSSFIEQPNIRLELPSTKHATVSKLEEHVLTISQDGKLFFQNEPVERKELISVLKSTFSQEEEKTLILRADKNVTYGIVVDIMDAAKGAGLRKIVAPTILESEKDTFK
- the leuS gene encoding leucine--tRNA ligase, coding for MANREYNFTDIERKWQGFWEGCGLFRIDETARKEKFYCLVMFPYPSGTLHVGHGRNYIIGDAVSRYKIMKGYNVLSPIGWDAFGLPAENAAIKGGIHPALWTKNNIKAMKRQLHRWGVGYDWGREITSCDPNYYQWTQWIFLKLYENNLVYKKKAAVNWCPSCVTVLANEQVVHDCCERCDTPVRQRDLEQWFFRISRYAQRLLDDISLLEGWPERVKAMQANWIGRSEGINIHFTLESSNTKLTCFTTRPDTLYGVTFISLAPEHSLMKELVSGTPQEKEIMAFVERARNQGAIERMAEGAEKEGMFTGKYALNPVDGNKVPLWVANYVLMEYGTGAVMGVPAHDQRDFLFAKKYHLPIKVVIQPEDQELDASAMQEAYVDNGLQVNSETFNGIANTEAMIKITEFLEREGLGEKTVTYRLRDWLISRQRYWGAPIPIVCCETCGVVPVPESQLPVILPEEVEFKVQGMSPLAEVESFVHTTCPVCSMPATREVDTMDTFVDSSWYFLRYLSPKENERPFDKEKVNAWLPVDQYIGGVEHAILHLLYSRFITKVLFDLRLIDFQEPFNHLFTQGMIIKDGAKMSKSKGNIVSPDILIEKYGADTQRLYILFIGPPQKDAEWNDRGIVGAFRFLSRLWQKITNYEDVYAGVPRTGIDIQELSDEAKTLYRQTNQTIKKVTEDMETSWHFNTAIASIMELLNNADSFNVVVPQHPADEINFNVFRHAVESILLLMAPFTPHICEELWEVMGHKPSIFYQAWPAYDEAAIQEETVEVVVQVNSKIRGRLSVPANVDDEELRKRALSDERIVGLLDGKRIVHTIIVPKKLVNIVVK
- a CDS encoding c-type cytochrome: MKIFRLSYVIPIIAGLGLSLSSSAWAIKEHTAGDTTKSPYTIFAGLGFAVQESCYYCHGNGGKGTTKGREFGTPDFTDPNFQSSKTDEDLVKSINSGKGNHMPSYQGKMSPEMIEKMATVVRNFASH
- a CDS encoding 4Fe-4S dicluster domain-containing protein, with amino-acid sequence MKKKFVKDKCVTCKQCMIECAVRHSTSMNLYEAFAENPKPQYRLQVSLRKEKPYMTVCQNCAKPKCLASCEYEAITKYEDGNVVIDTKKCVGCWACIEACPFGAITKNTELNFAFNCDDCRGFDTMACVEACKTDALVYTHK